In Brachyspira sp. SAP_772, the genomic window CTGTTGGAGGATATTACTACTTCAATTTACAAAAAGAATCCATTCCATCTACAGATTTAGATATGATGTTAGTATCGGTAATATATCCAGGTGCTACTCCGCTTGACGTAGAGCAAAATGCTGTTATACCAATAGAAGAACAGTTACAGGGTATATCTGGTATAGATGAATACAATACAACCATTATTGAAAATGCAGCGATTATTATAGT contains:
- a CDS encoding efflux RND transporter permease subunit, producing the protein MERIIVFFAKKTMLVNIIVIAILSVGGYYYFNLQKESIPSTDLDMMLVSVIYPGATPLDVEQNAVIPIEEQLQGISGIDEYNTTIIENAAIIIV